One genomic segment of Brassica napus cultivar Da-Ae chromosome A3, Da-Ae, whole genome shotgun sequence includes these proteins:
- the LOC106435566 gene encoding FIP1[V]-like protein, translating into MDEDDEFGDLYSDVLPPFQPPPPPPLRSIDLNLRLHEQDAAEPNSPSVAKVPDTTASKPSTTPSHDAIGDDKDMNFDIEEPDADSTPAIPGLATDQGTAQVGDGGYRGQGDDWDSDSEDDLQIVLNDNVADRRARMGDDEDDDDEEPLVIVTDADPNQHMEEQQLWGEEAVEGEAVKGSAAGPTKAGYNSHGYHHPFHSQFKYIRPGAAPVSGSVASAAGQVRPPANLGPMAGRGRGDWRPMGVRNASAAQKGYHQTWGGNTAGRGLDFTLPSHKTIFEFDVDAFEEKPWRYQGVDITDYFNFGLNEESWKDYCKQLDQHRIETTMKSRIRVYESGRTDQSYDPDLPPELAAATGAQVVPVDSSNLVKLDTAQGDSANIRPPLPPGRPIPVETGSVERPSSIDTRAPRMRDLEAIIEIVCEDSHEDEPSGEKGAEQADSGQTFRSSSPVGDRGTRSSTVDREDVGGEAGKDAEIEEEQKMSSAVPRSAVEKDDGGESKTERSSESSKARSGSHRDHQQLKDSAEEEVIQDRNHCTRPASNKKHHVNNAQHQSRKYQDIGKEMERTRAGSKGESGKDFDKRKERDVDGGVWRRKEDDTFSRRGGDEGSRKRDRGDDHVPSRNHVDDGGLRNNYELDYHISKRRKVEEYVRRTRSEKNEISFGQREESISRLRRERGDRLDYQKRDVQHKIRDDIYDQASLRHRDDIYMQRDGNERLRERGDLDKLKLTHEDGLSARGRERQVAARGHRGSEDRSSSRMKDEYKEHLTKDTTRQTKQTKRKEHPGEESSSYHRGREDDIVSNEKKQRLERTSAKTDKVVDSLDGQRLQDRKHKDSRRKIKEQREDTDSSRIKQGEQNGSSQVTGLKRTNEARNYRSEISQQHNATKRHKEDTSSGDELQDSKRGRTKLERWGSHKERDDDITAKGYSSTSKIQEKEKGTNGRASEPNLGSIGKNRNVTEEKSGHDLAETKDGSEKGLGDRHLDMIVKFKKRSERFKLPMPTEKDNKAGVKKMESEMLPSAKIEGPADSEVKAERPSRKRRWTSS; encoded by the exons ATGGACGAAGACGATGAGTTCGGAGATCTCTATTCCGACGTTCTCCCGCCCTTCCAacctcctcctccgcctcctCTCCGTTCAATCGACCTCAACCTCCGATTACACGAACAAGATGCGGCGGAGCCTAATTCACCTTCCGTCGCTAAGGTTCCCGACACCACCGCCTCCAAACCATCCACCACTCCCTCTCACGACGCAATTGGCGACGATAAGGACATGAACTTCGACATCGAAGAACCCGATGCCGATTCCACACCTGCGATTCCTGGTTTGGCTACAGATCAAGGTACGGCACAGGTTGGCGATGGAGGCTACAGAGGACAAGGAGATGATTGGGATAGCGACAGTGAAGACGATCTGCAGATAGTGTTGAACGACAACGTAGCTGATAGAAGAGCAAGGATGGGAGACGACGAAGATGACGATGATGAAGAGCCGCTTGTTATAGTGACAGACGCTGATCCGAATCAACATATGGAGGAGCAGCAGCTCTGGGGAGAAGAAGCTGTGGAAGGAGAAGCTGTGAAGGGTAGTGCTGCTGGACCGACTAAAGCTGGGTATAACAGCCATGGGTATCATCATCCGTTTCATTCTCAGTTTAAG TATATAAGACCCGGGGCTGCCCCTGTTTCTGGAAGTGTAGCATCTGCTGCAGGTCAAGTTCGTCCACCCGCCAACCTTGGTCCTATGGCCGGTCGTGGCAGAGGAGATTGGCGTCCAATGGGAGTGAGGAATGCTTCTGCTGCTCAGAAAGGCTATCACCAGACTTGGGGTGGTAATACAGCTGGGCGGGGACTGGACTTTACTCTTCCTTCTCACAA GACTATATTTGAGTTCGACGTAGACGCTTTTGAGGAAAAGCCCTGGAGATATCAAGGAGTTGATATCACAGACTACTTCAACTTTGGTCTGAATGAGGAGAGCTGGAAAGACTATTGCAAACAGCTG GATCAACACCGTATAGAGACTACTATGAAAAGCAGAATACGTGTTTATGAAAGTGGCAGAACAGATCAG AGTTATGATCCAGATCTTCCCCCGGAGTTAGCTGCAGCAACGGGGGCGCAAGTTGTTCCTGTTGATTCCTCAAATCTAGTGAAGCTTGACACTGCTCAAGGTGACTCGGCTAATATTCGACCTCCACTG CCCCCCGGAAGACCAATACCTGTGGAGACTGGTTCTGTTGAGCGTCCATCATCCATTGATACACGTGCTCCTCGAATGCGTGACCTAGAAGCTATCATTGAG ATTGTATGTGAGGATTCGCATGAGGATGAGCCCTCGGGTGAAAAAGGCGCAGAACAAGCTGATAGTGGCCAGACTTTTCGTTCATCATCTCCTGTTGGAGACAGAGGCACAAGGTCATCAACTGTTGATCGTGAAGATGTGGGAGGTGAAGCTGGCAAAGATGCTGAGATAGAGGAGGAGCAGAAAATGAGTTCTGCAGTCCCTCGGTCAGCGGTTGAGAAAGATGATGGAGGGGAATCAAAGACAGAGAGAAGTAGTGAAAGCAGCAAAGCAAGATCTGGAAGTCACAGAGATCATCAGCAACTGAAGGATAGCGCGGAAGAGGAAGTTATTCAAGATAGGAACCATTGTACTCGACCAGCTAGCAATAAGAAACATCACGTTAACAATGCACAGCATCAGAGCAGAAAGTATCAAGACATAGGGAAAGAAATGGAAAGAACTCGAGCGGGGAGCAAAGGTGAAAGTGGAAAGGATTTTGATAAAAGGAAAGAGCGAGATGTTGATGGGGGAGTCTGGCGCAGGAAAGAGGATGACACATTCAGTAGAAGAGGTGGGGATGAAGGGTCTAGAAAAAGGGACCGTGGAGATGATCATGTTCCTTCGAGAAATCATGTGGATGATGGTGGTTTGAGAAATAATTATGAACTGGATTATCACATCAGCAAGAGGAGGAAGGTTGAAGAATATGTGAGAAGAACTCGCTCTGAGAAGAATGAAATCTCATTTGGTCAAAGAGAAGAATCAATCAGCCGCCTGAGACGAGAACGTGGTGATAGGTTGGACTATCAAAAGAGAGACGTCCAACATAAAATCAGAGATGATATATACGACCAAGCTTCTCTAAGGCACAGAGATGATATCTATATGCAGAGAGATGGTAATGAGAGGTTGAGAGAGCGTGGGGATTTGGATAAACTAAAACTAACTCACGAGGATGGTTTATCAGCACGAGGACGAGAGAGGCAGGTGGCTGCAAGGGGTCATAGAGGTTCAGAAGACCGATCATCTTCAAGGATGAAGGATGAGTATAAAGAGCATCTCACCAAGGATACAACAAGGCAGACTAAACAGACGAAGAGAAAGGAACACCCTGGTGAAGAAAGTTCTTCCTATCACAGAGGACGCGAAGACGACATTGTTAGCAATGAGAAAAAACAAAGGCTGGAGAGGACAAGTGCTAAAACTGACAAGGTTGTGGACTCTTTAGATGGCCAACGATTGCAAGATAGAAAACATAAAGATTCTAGACGAAAGAttaaagaacaaagagaagacaCAGATTCATCGAGGATCAAGCAAGGAGAACAAAATGGCAGTTCCCAAGTGACT GGCTTAAAGAGAACCAACGAAGCAAGAAACTACAGGAGTGAGATCTCACAGCAGCACAACGCCACCAAAAGACACAAGGAAGATACTTCCTCTGGTGATGAGCTACAAGATTCAAAGAGAGGACGTACGAAACTGGAGCGTTGGGGAAGCCACAAAGAGAGAGATGATGATATCACTGCCAAGGGATATTCATCCACCTCAAAAATTCAAGAGAAGGAAAAAGGCACTAATGGCCGAGCTAGCGAACCTAATCTTGGCTCTATTGGCAAGAACCGGAATGTAACTGAAGAGAAAAGTGGCCATGACCTTGCGGAGACCAAAGATGGAAGCGAGAAGGGATTAGGGGACCGGCACTTGGACATGATTGTGAAATTCAAGAAACGCAGTGAACGGTTCAAACTTCCAATGCCCACGGAGAAAGACAACAAAGCAGGAGTAAAGAAAATGGAGTCTGAGATGCTTCCCTCTGCAAAAATTGAAGGCCCTGCGGATTCAGAGGTGAAAGCAGAGCGGCCATCAAGGAAAAGAAGGTGGACAAGTAGCTGA